A stretch of DNA from uncultured Methanobrevibacter sp.:
AAGGTTCTATATCTTTATTTAATTTTCCTGATTCTCTATTAAACTTCTTAAATTTCTCATTTAAACGCTCAATCATTTGATCTAAAACATCTATATGGGATAAAATAAATATTCTATTTTCAATATTTTTTGTCCTATCGCTTAAAAAATAATTATCTAATTGTTCTCCATCAAAGAAGAAAAATTCTCTAATTGCCGCAGGAACAAAACCTTCTACTTGATAATCGGCTTCAGGGCTCCTATAATAAAATGTTTCCCCATATTTATTTTTTATAGATACATCTAAATCATCATTATATAACTTACCATGAGTTCTTTTAAAAATAATTTTCTGACCATCATCCCCAGAAATTGTTAATTCAACAAATGCAACATCATCTTCACTAGCATCTAAATTTAATATAGGTAATGAAGTCTCTTTATTAAATGCATGTGGTTCATCCCCATATAAACACCAATTAATAGCATTTAAAAAAGTTGTTTTTCCAACACCATTATCTCCTACAATTATCTGAACATCCTTATCATTTTTGGAGAAATCTAATTTAAAATCATGATATAACCGATAATTATGTATGTGAATAGATTCCAACCTCATTCAATCACCTTCTTTTAGAATATTCATCAATTAATTTATCATATTCATTACGCCAACTACGTTCTCCACGTAATTCCTTAAAAAAAATTTCTCTAGTGAATTTAAATACTATTTCATCTTTAGCATTTTCCTCCAAAGTATCTAAAATTTCAAAATCATCCATTTTATCACCAAATATTTTTTGTTTTAGTATAATAGTAAGAATTATTTAAAGCAAGCCTTCCTATTTCATCAGCCCTGATTAATTCTTTTTCATAAATATCTTGTTCTATCTTAAATAAATCTGAATTTTTATTAGAGGGTTTGATAATCATGTCATAAATATCTGACTCAACCTTATCATCATGCCTTCTAATAACTCTACCTACTCTTTGAATAAATTCCCTAGGATTAGTACTATTACACATTAAAATAGCCCTTGTTGCAGAGGGAACATCAACTCCTTCATCCAAACAATGCATAGCCACAAGTGCATTATAATTACCTTTTTCAAAATTTTTAAGAATAAATTCTCTTTCAGAAATCCCACCATATTTTTTTGATGGTTTTGCATCATCTTTACTAGTAAATGTTTTCACATCTAAATCAAATTCATTTCCAAGGATATTGACAACTTCAATTATCTGATTTTCATTACAATAAACTAGCAAATTTCTTTTATCATCCATATCTCGAAGAATTTTCCTCAATGCATCAAATTTATTTGCAGCGTTTTTAATAATGTTTGCTCTTTCGATAATTAAATTTTCCAATCTTTCTTCATTAGGATTATCTTTTCTAGATTCCCATAAAATCTGCTTAGTTTTTTTTCTAAAATTTTTTAATTCTTTATCAGTCATGTCAATAAAATGAGGATAATAGTTATAAGGAGTTAAATATGTTAAATCAGTTCTTGGATTAATTTCTGATAAAGCTTTTTCTAATGAAAAAATGTAAACTTCTTTTTCAAAATAGTTAAATAAAAATTCTGTCCCCTCTTCATCAAAATGACGAATAGGTGTTGCACTCAATCCTAATCTATAATTATATTGTGGACTCAAACCATCTTTTCTTTTATAGGAACCTAACCCATGCATTTCATCCCCTATTAACATAATTGGAACATCAAAATCATCTTCAAAAAAATTATAAAAATTTTCAGAGGATAGAGAATCATGAGTTGTAAGAATTAAAACAGTATCCATTAAGCCCATATCAACTTTATATACAGAATCTTTAAATTGAGTTTTCCCTTTTGGATTACTACTATCAACAACAACAATATCGTTAAAACGATTAGTCAAACCATAAGTATCAACAGAATTCTTCCATTGTTGAACTAAATGCATTTGAGGGGCAGAAATAATGGCTATTAAATTTTTTTCATTATCTAAAACTCTTTCTAAACAACCTAAAGCTGTAAAAGTTTTACCTGTACCTGTAGCCATGGAAAAAATTCCTTTTTTATTATTTTCAAACCATTTATTTATAGCTTCAATTTGATATTCAAATAAAGTTATTTTATTTTGACTTTTTTTATAATAATCCTCAGGAAATTTTAATTTTGTTATATCAGAAGGTGCTCTTTTAGATAATTCTTCAATAGCTTCAGGAACTTCCATTATTTTATAAGAACTAACATTTCCTTCCCAAATATTTTGAAATAGATTAATATGTTTATTTAAACGAGCGAAGTCAGAAGAAACCCATCCTTTAAAAACATCAAAAATCTCATAATTTTTCCCCCAACCGAAAGCTGTTTCATTATTCGATCCGTTAATAGTTATGTAGTTCCCCTCTTTATCTTTTAAGATACCAACTTTTAAATGAAGACCTTCCTTACCAGGGGTTGGATTTCCATCTTCATCAATTTTTAAAGCGACTTTGATTTCCAACAAGTCATTTGCAATCATCCAACCTAATATCTCAACATGATTTTTCTTAATATTATCTTCTAAGCTATCAAGATTTTCGAGGAAATTATGTGTTAAAACCTCTTCAGGTGTTTTCTCTGCAGAAATAATAGATTCAACATCTTCTTCTGAAAGTTGAGTTCCACAAACTATTCTCATTTTACCATTATTCAAAATAAAATTTTTAACTCCTCTAGCTGCATAACTTAAACTTTTTGAATCAAAATATCCTACAGCTCGATAATATTCAGAAGATTCTGATAAAACTGGTACATAAAAATCATTTAGTAAATCATTGCTTTCAGAATCATAAGAATAATCAATATTTAAATCTTTAAAGCTCAAATACACACCCCAATAAAAAAAAGAAAAATACCTTATTTATTAAAATTATTGTTAATATATAGTTTACTATTCATAAATAATAAAGTTTTTTAATATTAATAATAATTAAATATTTGAAAAATAGTGAATGATAGAATTTTAATAGAGTATGAATTGGTAATAGTTTAAAAAAAGTCAATTAGTTCTCTTCTTCAACAATTTCTAATATATAATCTCCAAGAATTTTTACTACCCCTACGACTAAAGCATTACCCATCATAAAGTATCGTCTACGTTCAGTCATTGCTTTAGATTCAATATTAGTCCAATCATCTGGGAACATTTGAATTCTTTCTGCTTCTACTGGAGTTAAAGTTCTTAAATTGCCTGATTGAACATCTTTAACTACATGAGAACTTCTATTTGTAGTGCTTTCACTAGTAAGCATAGTTCTTGCTGGAACATCTAATTTATCAGGAAATGCTATATTGCCCTCTGAAAAATAGTAAGTTTCACCATTAGGTCTTTTTCTAGGAACTTTCTTGGATCCTTTTAAATACTTCCATTTTTCCAATTTTTCATCTAAAAGATAATATTTCTCATCAACTTCTCCTTTTTCAATAATGTCTCCTAAAGTGGTTACATTATCACATTCTACTGGAGATGTCTTAAAGGTGTAAATATTTCCTTTATGCATAAGTCCTGAATTAAAGAAATGGAAATCAAAATCATCACTAATAGCTACAAGATCATCAAAATCTTTCTTTTTGATTGAAGTTTTTCCAAATTCATCAATGGAAAACTCTTTTCCATCTAAATTTGTATTTGAGTTGAATTTAATTGGGAAATTCTTTGCAAAGATTCCTTCCTTGTAAATCAAATCCTCATAATCTACCTTATCCATCTTTTTATAATAGTTGGTAGACTCATGATAAGCAAAAATAAATACTCTTCTTCTCTTTTGTGGGAATCCATATTCTGCTGCATTGATTACTCTCCATTCAACAGAATAGCCATTATCAAGAAGAGTTCTAAGCATTACACCGAAATCGCGACCTCTTTGAGTAGCTGGTGAACGTAATAACCTATCCACATTTTCAAGAAGAACAAATGGAGGTTGTTTTTCCTCTAAAACTTCCGCTATTTGCCACCAAAGCACTCCTTTTTTACCTTCAATACCCTTACCCCCAGAAAGAGATCTAGCAACTGAATAATCCTGGCAAGGGAATCCTCCAACAAGAAGAGTGTGATTAGGAATTGTTTTCTTATCAACAGTAGCTATGTCTTCATTTACATGATTTTCAGATTCTCCGAATCTTTCAACATAACAATCAAATGCAGCTTGTGATTTAGTGGAAGGTTCCCATTGATTAGCCCAAACAAAGTCCCAATTATCCTCTTCTTGGACTTTTCCATTCTTTAGGCTTACATGATTGAATCCACAACGGAATCCACCAACACCTGCAAATAATTCTACTACTGTTTTATCCATAAAAATTCCTCTTATAATATTTTATAAATTTTAATTTATATATTTAATTTAATTTTTAAATAAAAACAATGAACGGGAGTCCATTTGAAAAATAATATTTATGTATAATTAACTATAAAACAAAATATAAGCAAAGGGGATAAAATAATGAAATTCAACACAATTGAGGAATTGCTTCACTACACAGAAGCGATTAAAGGTAGAACATTTAAGGAAATAGATTCAGAACACCTACTTGAAAACACCACAAATCTAAAAGGAAATAAAGGTGTCTTAGGCCAAGTTGTAGAAACCGGTTTCTATAAATATCCTATAAACACTGACCCTAGAGCTGATTTTGATAAAATAGGAGTTGAATTGAAAGTAACAGGTTATAAAAAGAACAAAAAAGGTGAAAAATCAGCGAAAGAAAGAGTTTCCCTAAGTAGAATTGACTTCAATAAAATAGTCAATGAAGAATATGAATACAGCAAATTAATCTATAAAAATAAAAAAATCCTATTCATTTGGTATTTCTATGAAAAAGGAAAGGATATTGGAGATTTCCTAATTACCGATTACCAATTATATGATATGGGCCAAGATGAAGAAACAATTAAAAATGACTTTTACATCATAAAACAAAAGGTAAAAGATGGCCGTGCTCATGAATTGTCTGAAAGTGATACATCATACCTTGGGGCTTGCACTAAAGCTAGAACATCTAAAGACAGAACAACTCAACCTAACTCTACTATACCTGCAAAGCCAAGAGCATATTCACTTAAAAATTCATACATGAGCGGTATCCTAAACAGTATAGGAACAACCATCAGCTTTGATACAAATGAATTTAAAACTGTTGAAGAGTATGTTTTAGCTAAATTACGGCCGTATATTGGAAAAAGCCAACTTGAGATTTTAGAGGAAATAACTGGACGAACATACAAAGAAAAAATACCAAAGAATCTCAATAAAATGATAAGTGATAAAATCATTGGAAAAGACGATGAACTTGCAGAAAAACACGATCTATTCAAGAAAACAAGTTTTATTATAAAAAATTCACCAATAACTCCAAATGGAAAATATAGGGAAAGAATGTCTTTTAGAAACCTAACTTTAAGTGAATTTGAAGACACTTGGGAAGATTCCTATTGGAAACTATTCTTCGATGAAACAACTATATTGAATATTCTATGGAAAGAGCCAAAAACAGGATCTAAAAATGGAGAAAGGATATTAGAAGGAGTTAATAGGATTAGTTTCAATGATGATGATTTGGATTCAATTGAAACAAGTTATAATATGGTAAAGGAAACCATTGAAAAAGAGGATGTGAGCTTATTACCTTATCCTAATTCATTTGAAAATCAAATATTGGAAATAGGGCCTAAAGGCCAAAAAAGTGATGATGCTTATAATAATTTCTTTAAAAAGGATACAACTAAAACTTGCTTCTTTTTGAATAAAGAAGTTTTGTTTGAGAAGAATACTGAAGATAGACATTCTGTTATTTAATTTTGTTAATATAATAAATCATTTAAAATTTAATAAAAACTTTAATTCTTCTCTATTCTCAATATAGCAATAATTACCTGGTTCTTTAAAATTATAAATTTTAATTGGATTTTCAAAAATTCTTAAATCATTGATTTTAATAGCCCATCCCCATCCTTTATACTCAAAATAATCAAAAAGTTCCTTTTCAGTTAAACCTGATTTTTCAGAAAAGTTTTTCCAAAAATAAAATGGAGTATTGGCAAATATTTTATTTCCTCTAAAACAACCTATGACCTCTTTAGACTCTTTTGAGTAAATAAATATATTATCAATCTCTTGTGAGAAGTTATATCTTTTAAATTCATAAGATTTTTCACCATTT
This window harbors:
- a CDS encoding DEAD/DEAH box helicase family protein, with product MSFKDLNIDYSYDSESNDLLNDFYVPVLSESSEYYRAVGYFDSKSLSYAARGVKNFILNNGKMRIVCGTQLSEEDVESIISAEKTPEEVLTHNFLENLDSLEDNIKKNHVEILGWMIANDLLEIKVALKIDEDGNPTPGKEGLHLKVGILKDKEGNYITINGSNNETAFGWGKNYEIFDVFKGWVSSDFARLNKHINLFQNIWEGNVSSYKIMEVPEAIEELSKRAPSDITKLKFPEDYYKKSQNKITLFEYQIEAINKWFENNKKGIFSMATGTGKTFTALGCLERVLDNEKNLIAIISAPQMHLVQQWKNSVDTYGLTNRFNDIVVVDSSNPKGKTQFKDSVYKVDMGLMDTVLILTTHDSLSSENFYNFFEDDFDVPIMLIGDEMHGLGSYKRKDGLSPQYNYRLGLSATPIRHFDEEGTEFLFNYFEKEVYIFSLEKALSEINPRTDLTYLTPYNYYPHFIDMTDKELKNFRKKTKQILWESRKDNPNEERLENLIIERANIIKNAANKFDALRKILRDMDDKRNLLVYCNENQIIEVVNILGNEFDLDVKTFTSKDDAKPSKKYGGISEREFILKNFEKGNYNALVAMHCLDEGVDVPSATRAILMCNSTNPREFIQRVGRVIRRHDDKVESDIYDMIIKPSNKNSDLFKIEQDIYEKELIRADEIGRLALNNSYYYTKTKNIW
- the dcm gene encoding DNA (cytosine-5-)-methyltransferase, whose translation is MDKTVVELFAGVGGFRCGFNHVSLKNGKVQEEDNWDFVWANQWEPSTKSQAAFDCYVERFGESENHVNEDIATVDKKTIPNHTLLVGGFPCQDYSVARSLSGGKGIEGKKGVLWWQIAEVLEEKQPPFVLLENVDRLLRSPATQRGRDFGVMLRTLLDNGYSVEWRVINAAEYGFPQKRRRVFIFAYHESTNYYKKMDKVDYEDLIYKEGIFAKNFPIKFNSNTNLDGKEFSIDEFGKTSIKKKDFDDLVAISDDFDFHFFNSGLMHKGNIYTFKTSPVECDNVTTLGDIIEKGEVDEKYYLLDEKLEKWKYLKGSKKVPRKRPNGETYYFSEGNIAFPDKLDVPARTMLTSESTTNRSSHVVKDVQSGNLRTLTPVEAERIQMFPDDWTNIESKAMTERRRYFMMGNALVVGVVKILGDYILEIVEEEN
- a CDS encoding Sau3AI family type II restriction endonuclease; its protein translation is MKFNTIEELLHYTEAIKGRTFKEIDSEHLLENTTNLKGNKGVLGQVVETGFYKYPINTDPRADFDKIGVELKVTGYKKNKKGEKSAKERVSLSRIDFNKIVNEEYEYSKLIYKNKKILFIWYFYEKGKDIGDFLITDYQLYDMGQDEETIKNDFYIIKQKVKDGRAHELSESDTSYLGACTKARTSKDRTTQPNSTIPAKPRAYSLKNSYMSGILNSIGTTISFDTNEFKTVEEYVLAKLRPYIGKSQLEILEEITGRTYKEKIPKNLNKMISDKIIGKDDELAEKHDLFKKTSFIIKNSPITPNGKYRERMSFRNLTLSEFEDTWEDSYWKLFFDETTILNILWKEPKTGSKNGERILEGVNRISFNDDDLDSIETSYNMVKETIEKEDVSLLPYPNSFENQILEIGPKGQKSDDAYNNFFKKDTTKTCFFLNKEVLFEKNTEDRHSVI